One window of the Salvia miltiorrhiza cultivar Shanhuang (shh) chromosome 6, IMPLAD_Smil_shh, whole genome shotgun sequence genome contains the following:
- the LOC130989579 gene encoding uncharacterized protein LOC130989579, whose product MNWKKVHKGQTLKNIFFRAVYATFEAEIKLAVQEMKEESMAAFEDFMGRDTSKFCKAFISTHPKSDSVDNNISECFNGYILNARGKHVIHMLEEIRSSLMVRQVQKFKTMSAVKGKLTPNVSKLLEKNLMVSAYCIALPAMYDSFQVHYEGDTFVVHVKTGTSGQNKCSCREWDLTGIPCKHAVSAIKYMDRDPIDYVSDCFSVDTYLSGYEHGIKPIHGNKMWPQVEGDIVKPPPKTKNAWETEEKRVRAPQEKEGRMTKHGVIMTCSRCKQHGHNKRKCTNEPVKVPEPEKRRRGRPSKEGGAEKKDKVKKKDKADKNKKGKSSQFQGRGTALRGIGVYVNEKTGNSFFHASSSSKKTTQLHKYKKPRQIEMGGSSAIKDSSGVSAVTTAQESMQDGGPTPNL is encoded by the exons ATGAATTGGAAGAAGGTGCACAAGGGTCAAACACTAAAAAACATTTTCTTCCGAGCTGTTTATGCCACCTTTGAAGCTGAAATCAAACTAGCGGTTCAAGAAATGAAAGAAGAATCAATGGCAGCATTCGAGGATTTCATGGGAAGGGACACGTCAAAATTCTGTAAGGCCTTCATTTCAACCCACCCCAAGAGTGATAGTGTAGATAACAATATCAGTGAGTGCTTCAACGGTTACATATTAAATGCTAGGGGTAAGCATGTTATTCACATGTTGGAAGAAATTAGGTCTTCTTTGATGGTTAGACAGGTGCAGAAATTCAAGACAATGAGTGCTGTCAAGGGTAAGTTAACTCCAAACGTAAGCAAGTTGTTGGAGAAGAATTTGATGGTAAGTGCTTATTGCATTGCACTTCCGGCCATGTATGATTCTTTTCAAGTGCACTACGAAGGTGACACATTTGTGGTCCATGTTAAAACGGGAACAAGTGGGCAGAACAAATGTTCATGTAGAGAGTGGGATTTGACAGGGATCCCTTGTAAGCACGCGGTGTCTGCTATCAAGTATATGGACCGTGACCCTATTGATTATGTGTCTGATTGTTTTTCTGTTGACACCTATTTGTCTGGTTATGAGCATGGTATCAAACCAATTCATGGCAATAAAATGTGGCCACAAGTTGAAGGTGACATTGTCAAACCGCCGCCGAAAACAAAAAATGCTTGGGAGACCGAAGAAAAAAGAGTGAGAGCACCACAGGAGAAAGAAGGTCGAATGACAAAGCATGGAGTGATCATGACTTGCAGCAGGTGCAAGCAACATGGCCACAACAAACGTAAATGCACCAATGAGCCTGTGAAGGTACCAGAACCTGAGAAG AGGAGGAGAGGAAGACCTTCGAAAGAAGGAGGAGCAGAAAAGAAGGACAAAGTCAAAAAGAAGGACAAGGCTGATAAAAACAAGAAAGGGAAGTCAAGCCAATTCCAAGGCAGAGGGACTGCCCTACGGGGTATTGGTGTTTACGTGAATGAAAAAACTGGAAACTCCTTCTTCCAT GCTTCGAGTTCGAGCAAAAAGACAACTCAATTGCACAAGTACAAGAAACCAAGACAAATTGAAATGGGTGGATCATCTGCAATCAAGGATAGCAGTGGTGTGAGTGCTGTTACAACAGCTCAAGAAAGCATGCAGGATGGAGGGCCTACACCAAATCTATGA
- the LOC130990942 gene encoding uncharacterized protein LOC130990942: MRKKLKTTDSVFKLINEKDGFEAEVEHTYHSDYENDEKEFASDETDSDFEHSLRVKKVVYDPSYDHSKMQPVIGMYFQDGIQCRTALTTWAIENGRYVRFKAVSKKKLLAKCTPPCPWNLYASSLRANGTFMIKSGAWDHTCAKAMSNKLLSSQWIASRYLNVYRVSYNLSVKDLGADILERFKVRVPKDRLYKARRMAQEMVRGSVHQHYAMIKNYVAELRKVDPEGRFELLLEADNTFKALYIGLSAPRKGFKVSCRPVIGIDGCFLKTYLGGHLLCATGKDGNNGMFPIA; this comes from the coding sequence ATGAGAAAGAAACTAAAAACGACTGATAGTGTTTTTAAGTTGATTAATGAAAAAGATGGCTTTGAAGCCGAAGTGGAACACACATACCATTCTGAttatgaaaatgatgaaaaggAATTTGCCTCCGATGAAACAGATTCTGACTTCGAACATTCGTTGAGGGTAAAGAAAGTTGTTTATGATCCTAGCTATGACCATAGCAAAATGCAGCCTGTCATTGGCATGTATTTCCAGGATGGGATTCAATGTAGGACGGCTTTGACAACATGGGCCATTGAAAATGGTAGATATGTCCGGTTTAAGGCAGTTTCTAAGAAGAAATTGTTGGCCAAATGTACTCCACCCTGCCCTTGGAACCTTTATGCTAGTTCTCTCCGGGCTAATGGCACTTTCATGATTAAGTCGGGTGCTTGGGATCACACCTGTGCTAAGGCCATGAGTAATAAGCTTTTGAGTTCTCAGTGGATAGCTAGCAGGTACTTGAATGTGTATAGGGTTAGTTACAATCTTTCAGTTAAAGATCTAGGTGCTGATATACTTGAAAGGTTTAAAGTTAGAGTACCTAAGGACAGACTATACAAGGCCAGGAGAATGGCTCaagagatggtgagaggttCCGTTCACCAACACTACGCAATGATCAAGAATTATGTTGCTGAGTTAAGGAAAGTTGATCCTGAAGGGAGGTTTGAGCTTCTTTTAGAAGCCGATAATACTTTCAAAGCACTTTACATTGGTTTGAGTGCTCCGAGGAAGGGTTTCAAGGTCAGCTGCAGACCGGTAATAGGTATCGATGGTTGCTTTCTGAAAACATACTTGGGGGGACATCTTCTTTGTGCCACAGGGAAAGATGGCAACAACGGAATGTTCCCAATAGCTTGA
- the LOC130989581 gene encoding SPX domain-containing protein 4-like isoform X2, with translation MKFGREFGNHLEKTLPGWRDEYLRYKLLKKLLNNISPAAGVLPLPEFQVWFVAVLAGEIEKFNDFYVGKEEDLIIRFQALKEAIKRVKSRERYYEMFTSESEFSEYLTRIRKDLVVIHGEMVLLISYSSLNFAGIIKILKKYDKRTGAMLSIPFTQLAFHQPFFKTEPLTRLVHDCEANLEVLLPRRAEEHTGTNASLETLLLVEDTGDVYRSTIATISTIEELKKKPSSTYNSLSMSYLFRSKDEDGSGAVTAENSPCNSSQSSAYADEHEDEDEDVSSHQ, from the exons ATGAAATTTGGGAGGGAATTTGGGAATCACTTGGAGAAAACCCTACCCGGATGGAGGGACGAATATCTGCGCTACAAGCTTTTGAAGAAGCTGCTGAATAACATCTCACCCGCCGCCGGAGTTCTGCCGCTGCCGGAGTTCCAGGTCTGGTTTGTGGCGGTTCTCGCTGGGGAAATTGAAAAGTTCAACGATTTCTACGTCGGCAAGGAGGAGGATCTCATCATCCGCTTCCAG GCCCTTAAGGAGGCAATTAAGCGAGTGAAGAGTAGAGAGCGATATTATGAAATGTTTACCTCAGAGTCTGAATTTAGTGAGTATCTGACGAGGATACGCAAGGACTTGGTCGTGATCCATGGTGAGATGGTCCTTCTGATTAGCTACAGCTCCCTTAACTTTGCAG GCATTATAAAGATATTGAAGAAATATGATAAACGGACCGGGGCAATGCTAAGCATACCTTTCACTCAGCTTGCTTTTCACCAGCCGTTCTTCAAAACTGAACCTCTAACGAGGTTAGTTCACGATTGTGAGGCAAATCTTGAGGTTCTGCTTCCACGTAGAGCAGAGGAGCACACGGGCACAAATGCTTCGTTGGAGACGCTGTTGCTGGTGGAAGACACTGGGGATGTGTACCGGAGCACCATTGCTACGATTAGCACTATAGAGGAACTGAAAAAAAAGCCAAGCTCCACCTATAACAGTCTGTCCATGTCGTATCTGTTCAGGAGCAAGGATGAAGATGGCTCGGGTGCTGTTACTGCAGAAAACTCGCCCTGCAACTCGTCTCAGTCTTCTGCGTATGCTGATGAACACGAAGACGAAGATGAAGATGTCTCTTCCCATCAATAA
- the LOC130989581 gene encoding SPX domain-containing protein 4-like isoform X1 translates to MKFGREFGNHLEKTLPGWRDEYLRYKLLKKLLNNISPAAGVLPLPEFQVWFVAVLAGEIEKFNDFYVGKEEDLIIRFQALKEAIKRVKSRERYYEMFTSESEFSEYLTRIRKDLVVIHGEMVLLISYSSLNFAGNEAAPYHLFPRVKFKLFFTIRDIFKLLCINHILVGIIKILKKYDKRTGAMLSIPFTQLAFHQPFFKTEPLTRLVHDCEANLEVLLPRRAEEHTGTNASLETLLLVEDTGDVYRSTIATISTIEELKKKPSSTYNSLSMSYLFRSKDEDGSGAVTAENSPCNSSQSSAYADEHEDEDEDVSSHQ, encoded by the exons ATGAAATTTGGGAGGGAATTTGGGAATCACTTGGAGAAAACCCTACCCGGATGGAGGGACGAATATCTGCGCTACAAGCTTTTGAAGAAGCTGCTGAATAACATCTCACCCGCCGCCGGAGTTCTGCCGCTGCCGGAGTTCCAGGTCTGGTTTGTGGCGGTTCTCGCTGGGGAAATTGAAAAGTTCAACGATTTCTACGTCGGCAAGGAGGAGGATCTCATCATCCGCTTCCAG GCCCTTAAGGAGGCAATTAAGCGAGTGAAGAGTAGAGAGCGATATTATGAAATGTTTACCTCAGAGTCTGAATTTAGTGAGTATCTGACGAGGATACGCAAGGACTTGGTCGTGATCCATGGTGAGATGGTCCTTCTGATTAGCTACAGCTCCCTTAACTTTGCAGGTAACGAAGCAGCTCCCTATCACTTGTTTCCGCGAGTCAAATTTAAGCTTTTCTTTACCATCAGAGATATATTTAAGCTATTGTGTATAAATCATATTTTGGTAGGCATTATAAAGATATTGAAGAAATATGATAAACGGACCGGGGCAATGCTAAGCATACCTTTCACTCAGCTTGCTTTTCACCAGCCGTTCTTCAAAACTGAACCTCTAACGAGGTTAGTTCACGATTGTGAGGCAAATCTTGAGGTTCTGCTTCCACGTAGAGCAGAGGAGCACACGGGCACAAATGCTTCGTTGGAGACGCTGTTGCTGGTGGAAGACACTGGGGATGTGTACCGGAGCACCATTGCTACGATTAGCACTATAGAGGAACTGAAAAAAAAGCCAAGCTCCACCTATAACAGTCTGTCCATGTCGTATCTGTTCAGGAGCAAGGATGAAGATGGCTCGGGTGCTGTTACTGCAGAAAACTCGCCCTGCAACTCGTCTCAGTCTTCTGCGTATGCTGATGAACACGAAGACGAAGATGAAGATGTCTCTTCCCATCAATAA